One genomic window of Kaistia geumhonensis includes the following:
- a CDS encoding ATP-binding cassette domain-containing protein has protein sequence MTKSPAMSSGPATPLLIEMRNISKAFGPVQALRDVNLRLAPGEILGLVGDNSAGKSTLMKVMTGAYQRDSGDVLVDGRPTHFKSPHESRVDGIEMIYQDFALCGNMDIAQNIFLGRWPRRGLFVDRKRMYAEAEEVLKRLKVDVNSVFQKVESLSGGRQQSVAIARAISFNPRVVVLDEPTANLSVMATERLLETMAELKRHGVAQIIISHRLTDIFDVGDRIMVMKRGQAVGDRYIRHTDEAEVLELIVSGTPETALTADQALAAKAA, from the coding sequence ATGACCAAGAGCCCCGCCATGTCCTCCGGTCCCGCCACACCGCTGCTCATCGAGATGCGCAACATCTCGAAGGCTTTCGGCCCCGTCCAGGCGCTGCGCGACGTCAATCTCCGCCTGGCGCCGGGCGAAATCCTCGGCCTCGTCGGCGACAACTCGGCCGGCAAGTCGACGCTGATGAAGGTGATGACCGGCGCCTATCAGCGCGATTCCGGCGATGTGCTGGTCGACGGGCGGCCGACGCATTTCAAGAGCCCCCATGAAAGCCGCGTTGACGGCATCGAGATGATCTATCAGGACTTCGCGCTCTGCGGAAACATGGACATCGCGCAGAACATCTTCCTCGGGCGCTGGCCGCGCCGCGGCCTCTTCGTCGATCGGAAGCGCATGTATGCCGAGGCCGAGGAGGTGCTGAAGCGCCTCAAGGTCGATGTGAACTCGGTGTTCCAGAAGGTCGAGAGCCTGTCGGGCGGGCGCCAGCAATCGGTTGCCATCGCACGCGCCATCTCGTTCAACCCGCGCGTGGTCGTACTCGACGAGCCGACCGCCAATCTCTCGGTCATGGCGACGGAACGGCTGCTGGAGACGATGGCCGAGCTGAAGCGCCACGGCGTCGCGCAGATCATAATCTCGCACCGGCTGACCGACATCTTCGATGTCGGCGACCGGATTATGGTGATGAAGCGCGGCCAGGCCGTCGGCGACCGCTATATCCGCCACACCGACGAGGCCGAGGTGCTGGAGCTCATCGTCTCCGGCACGCCGGAAACCGCGTTGACAGCCGACCAGGCGCTCGCAGCCAAGGCAGCCTAG
- a CDS encoding valine--tRNA ligase, with product MLDKNYDAAAVEPRIYDAWQQAGAFKAGAGAKEGAEPFSIVIPPPNVTGSLHMGHALNNTLQDVLVRFERMRGRDVHWQVGLDHAGIATQMVVERQMMERQEPGRRAIGREKFLEKVWTWKGESGGTIIGQLKRLGASADWSRERFTMDEGLSRAVVKVFVELHRAGLIYKDKRLVNWDPALITAISDLEVVQIETKGHLWHFRYPIEGRAFDPADEASYIVVATTRPETMLGDTAVAVHPDDERWQALIGKHVILPLVGRRIPIVADTYSDPEKGSGAVKITPAHDFNDFEVGKRHSLPMISVLDREANIALAGNAEFLEGLPKGEALAALIDALEGHDRFTARRSVVAMMEEGGYLAKVEDHMHMVPHGDRGNVPIEPFLTDQWYVDAKTLAAPAIASVREGRTNFVPKNWEKTYYEWMENIQPWCISRQLWWGHQIPAWYGPDGATFVAANEDEARDEAYRYYKFATDDAGPIAPNLERIVIGTAAVPGELDDAATALELTLVRDEDVLDTWFSSALWPFSTLGWPDETAELARYYPTSVLITGFDIIFFWVARMMMMGLHFMKDENGTPVEPFKDVYIHALVRDERGAKMSKSKGNVIDPLGLIDQYGADALRFTLAAMAAQGRDIKLATSRVEGYRNFATKLWNAARFAEMNGAVHGGDFDPSAAQEKLNRWIATETTRTARAVTEALEAYRFNDAANALYRFVWNTYCDWYLELVKPVLNEGSDAAKAETRAAIGWTFDRIVTLLHPFMPFITEELWGRTGSRNEMLVLTDWPRLSFEDEAAASEINWLVDLITAVRSVRSEINVPPGAMVPLAVVGAAPATVERLATHDALIKRLARAAEVAVADAAPKGAVQTVVGEATIALPLAGVIDLDAERARLTKERDKAEKEIAKINAKLGNEQFVSKAPEEVIEEQRERLAEAEALVAKFAAALERLKG from the coding sequence ATGCTGGACAAGAACTACGACGCGGCCGCCGTCGAGCCGCGCATCTATGACGCGTGGCAGCAGGCTGGCGCCTTCAAGGCCGGCGCCGGCGCGAAGGAAGGCGCCGAGCCTTTCTCCATCGTCATTCCGCCGCCCAATGTCACCGGCTCGCTCCATATGGGGCACGCCCTCAACAACACGCTGCAGGACGTGCTGGTGCGCTTCGAGCGCATGCGCGGACGCGATGTGCACTGGCAGGTCGGGCTCGACCATGCCGGCATTGCCACGCAGATGGTCGTCGAGCGGCAGATGATGGAGCGGCAGGAGCCGGGCCGCCGCGCCATCGGCCGCGAAAAGTTCCTGGAGAAGGTCTGGACCTGGAAGGGCGAATCCGGCGGTACGATCATCGGCCAGCTGAAGCGCCTCGGCGCATCGGCGGACTGGTCGCGCGAGCGCTTCACCATGGACGAGGGGCTGTCGCGCGCCGTCGTCAAGGTCTTCGTCGAGCTGCACCGCGCCGGGCTGATCTACAAGGACAAGCGGCTCGTCAACTGGGACCCGGCCCTGATCACCGCGATCTCGGACCTCGAAGTGGTCCAGATCGAGACGAAGGGCCATCTCTGGCATTTCCGCTATCCGATCGAGGGGCGTGCGTTCGATCCCGCCGACGAAGCCAGCTATATCGTCGTCGCGACGACGCGGCCGGAAACGATGCTCGGCGACACCGCCGTTGCGGTTCACCCCGACGACGAGCGCTGGCAGGCGCTGATCGGTAAGCATGTGATCCTGCCGCTCGTCGGGCGCCGCATCCCGATCGTCGCCGATACCTATTCGGATCCGGAGAAGGGCTCGGGCGCGGTCAAGATCACGCCCGCGCACGACTTCAACGACTTCGAGGTCGGCAAGCGGCACAGCCTGCCGATGATCTCGGTGCTCGACCGCGAGGCGAATATCGCGCTCGCCGGCAATGCGGAGTTCCTCGAGGGGCTGCCGAAGGGCGAGGCGCTGGCCGCGCTGATCGATGCACTGGAAGGCCATGACCGCTTCACGGCGCGCCGCTCGGTCGTCGCGATGATGGAGGAGGGCGGCTATCTCGCCAAGGTCGAGGACCACATGCACATGGTCCCGCATGGCGATCGCGGCAACGTGCCGATCGAGCCGTTCCTGACCGACCAGTGGTATGTCGACGCAAAGACGCTCGCCGCGCCGGCCATCGCCTCGGTGCGCGAGGGCCGCACCAACTTCGTCCCGAAGAACTGGGAAAAGACCTATTACGAGTGGATGGAGAACATCCAGCCCTGGTGCATCTCGCGCCAGCTCTGGTGGGGCCATCAGATCCCGGCCTGGTACGGCCCCGACGGCGCCACCTTCGTGGCGGCCAACGAGGACGAGGCTCGCGACGAAGCCTATCGCTACTACAAGTTCGCGACCGACGACGCCGGCCCGATCGCGCCAAATCTCGAGCGGATTGTCATCGGTACGGCCGCTGTTCCCGGAGAACTCGACGACGCGGCGACGGCGCTGGAGCTGACGCTCGTTCGCGACGAGGACGTGCTCGATACCTGGTTCTCGTCAGCGCTGTGGCCGTTCTCGACGCTCGGCTGGCCGGACGAGACGGCGGAACTCGCCCGCTACTACCCGACCAGCGTGCTCATTACGGGCTTCGACATCATCTTCTTCTGGGTCGCCCGGATGATGATGATGGGTCTGCACTTCATGAAGGACGAGAACGGCACGCCGGTCGAGCCCTTCAAGGACGTCTACATCCACGCCCTCGTCCGCGACGAGCGCGGCGCCAAGATGTCGAAGTCGAAGGGCAACGTCATCGATCCGCTCGGCCTCATCGACCAGTACGGCGCCGATGCGCTTCGCTTCACGCTGGCGGCGATGGCCGCGCAGGGCCGCGACATCAAGCTGGCGACGAGCCGTGTCGAGGGCTATCGCAACTTCGCGACAAAGCTCTGGAACGCCGCCCGCTTCGCAGAGATGAACGGCGCCGTCCACGGCGGTGACTTCGATCCGTCGGCCGCGCAGGAGAAGTTGAACCGCTGGATCGCCACCGAGACGACGCGCACCGCGCGCGCCGTCACCGAGGCGCTCGAAGCCTATCGCTTCAACGACGCCGCCAACGCGCTCTACCGCTTCGTCTGGAACACCTACTGTGACTGGTATCTGGAACTGGTGAAGCCGGTCCTGAACGAGGGTTCGGACGCGGCGAAGGCGGAGACGCGCGCGGCGATCGGCTGGACCTTTGACCGGATCGTCACGCTTCTCCACCCCTTCATGCCCTTCATCACCGAGGAACTCTGGGGTCGGACCGGCAGCCGCAACGAAATGCTGGTGCTGACCGACTGGCCGCGCCTTTCTTTCGAGGACGAGGCCGCGGCTAGCGAAATCAATTGGCTGGTCGACCTGATCACCGCGGTGCGCTCGGTCCGCTCTGAGATCAACGTGCCGCCGGGTGCGATGGTCCCGCTCGCCGTGGTCGGCGCCGCACCTGCGACGGTCGAGAGGCTGGCGACGCATGACGCGCTGATCAAGCGCCTCGCCCGCGCCGCCGAGGTCGCCGTCGCCGACGCCGCGCCGAAGGGAGCCGTGCAGACCGTGGTCGGCGAGGCGACGATCGCGCTGCCGCTCGCGGGCGTCATCGATCTCGATGCCGAGCGCGCCCGCCTGACGAAGGAGCGCGACAAGGCCGAGAAGGAGATCGCCAAGATCAACGCCAAGCTTGGCAACGAGCAGTTCGTCAGCAAGGCGCCGGAAGAGGTGATCGAGGAACAGCGCGAGCGCCTCGCCGAGGCTGAGGCCCTGGTCGCCAAGTTCGCGGCGGCTCTGGAACGGCTGAAGGGCTGA
- a CDS encoding PopZ family protein gives MAKVNQVQEPSMEEILASIRRIISDDGDDALLPPAGKPGPSVSTQAIDALFGARAPIEDDPIPSFLRQDPPRPEPVHAPESARPEPARGSEPAPRPRLEMPPRPDAPPRPDAPSRPAPRLEPLRTETQPRPMVPPAGRAGSSPAERDAAAEFAPAPRHAGDQVEDVPAGRQLLSPTADAAVAASFGDLAHTLLSGQARTLEDLVKDMLRPMLKSWLDTNLPPLVERLVRDEIERVSRGR, from the coding sequence ATGGCCAAGGTCAATCAGGTTCAGGAGCCGTCGATGGAGGAGATCCTCGCCTCCATCCGCCGCATCATCTCGGATGATGGCGACGACGCGCTGCTGCCTCCGGCCGGCAAGCCCGGTCCGAGTGTCTCTACCCAGGCGATCGATGCGCTGTTCGGGGCGCGGGCGCCGATCGAGGACGATCCGATCCCCTCTTTCCTCCGACAGGATCCGCCACGGCCGGAACCGGTGCACGCGCCGGAATCTGCCAGGCCCGAGCCTGCTCGCGGCTCGGAGCCCGCTCCGCGTCCCCGGCTCGAGATGCCGCCGCGGCCGGATGCTCCTCCTCGACCCGATGCGCCGTCTCGGCCCGCGCCGCGTCTCGAGCCTCTTCGCACCGAGACCCAGCCGCGCCCGATGGTTCCTCCGGCAGGACGCGCCGGTTCGTCTCCGGCAGAGCGCGATGCCGCCGCCGAGTTTGCGCCTGCGCCTCGGCACGCCGGCGATCAGGTCGAGGATGTGCCCGCGGGCCGTCAGCTCCTTTCGCCGACCGCCGACGCTGCCGTCGCGGCGTCTTTCGGCGATCTGGCCCATACTCTGCTCTCCGGACAGGCGCGCACGCTCGAGGATCTGGTCAAGGACATGCTGCGACCGATGCTCAAGTCGTGGCTCGACACCAACCTGCCGCCGCTGGTCGAAAGGTTGGTTCGCGACGAGATCGAACGCGTCTCGCGCGGCCGCTGA
- a CDS encoding TolC family outer membrane protein has product MPFSRVSLTSVALVALLAAIPAAARADTLAAALASTYNTNPTLNAQRAALRATDEGVPQALAGYRPVVTGTAGIGFANVNTTGSSVALTPRSVGLTIEQPLFRGFQTQNNVKQAESSVLAGREVLRSTEQDVFLDAVGAYTNVIQAQAILQLREQNIVFLQEQVRAATDRLKVGEGTRTDLAQTEASLSQGQTDYQVAVSNLNANKATYLQVIGMPPRNLATPVINNAMLPKSLNAAMSIGLKNHPAILTASYNVDTAAFNVKSIEGQLLPTVSLQGSVSHADEQSQQNVWSNSASVTANLVVPIYEGGVVYSQARQAKETLGQRRIQLDGTRDQVRSAVSTSWGQLEAARAAVVSAEAGVKAAQLALDGVIEEQKVGQRTTLDVLLQQQTLIQARESLVLAQRSVIVAAYSIMSSVGSLSADKLGLKVATYKPQQHYNAVRDKWFGLRTPDGR; this is encoded by the coding sequence GTGCCGTTTTCCAGGGTCTCTCTGACATCCGTCGCTCTGGTCGCCCTCCTGGCTGCCATACCGGCAGCCGCTCGAGCGGATACGCTCGCAGCCGCTCTTGCTTCCACCTACAACACCAACCCGACGCTGAATGCCCAGCGCGCCGCTCTTCGTGCGACCGATGAAGGCGTTCCTCAGGCGCTCGCCGGCTATCGTCCGGTCGTCACCGGCACTGCCGGCATCGGCTTCGCGAACGTCAATACGACAGGCAGCAGCGTCGCGCTGACGCCCCGCTCCGTAGGCCTGACGATCGAGCAGCCGCTCTTTCGCGGCTTCCAGACCCAGAACAACGTCAAGCAGGCCGAATCGTCGGTCCTCGCCGGGCGCGAGGTGCTGCGGTCGACCGAGCAGGACGTGTTCCTCGACGCCGTCGGCGCTTACACCAACGTCATTCAGGCTCAGGCGATCCTGCAGCTGCGCGAGCAGAACATCGTCTTCCTGCAGGAGCAGGTGCGCGCCGCGACCGACCGCCTGAAGGTAGGCGAGGGTACGAGGACGGATCTGGCGCAGACCGAGGCGAGCCTCAGCCAGGGCCAGACCGACTACCAGGTTGCGGTTTCCAACCTGAACGCCAACAAGGCGACCTATCTTCAGGTCATCGGCATGCCGCCGCGGAACCTCGCGACCCCGGTGATCAACAATGCGATGCTGCCGAAATCGCTGAATGCGGCGATGTCGATCGGCCTCAAGAACCACCCGGCGATCCTCACCGCGTCGTACAATGTCGACACGGCGGCCTTCAACGTGAAGTCGATCGAAGGCCAGCTGCTGCCAACCGTCTCGCTGCAGGGCAGCGTGTCGCATGCGGACGAGCAGTCCCAGCAGAATGTCTGGAGCAACTCGGCCTCCGTCACCGCCAACCTGGTCGTGCCGATCTATGAGGGCGGCGTCGTCTATTCGCAGGCACGTCAGGCGAAGGAAACGCTAGGCCAGCGCCGCATCCAGCTCGATGGGACCCGTGACCAGGTCCGTTCGGCGGTCAGCACCAGCTGGGGCCAACTCGAGGCGGCGCGCGCCGCGGTCGTGTCGGCCGAGGCCGGCGTCAAGGCTGCACAGCTTGCGCTCGACGGCGTCATCGAGGAGCAGAAGGTCGGTCAGCGCACGACGCTCGACGTCCTCTTGCAGCAGCAGACGCTGATCCAGGCCCGCGAGTCACTCGTCCTTGCCCAGCGCAGCGTGATCGTCGCCGCCTATTCGATCATGTCGTCGGTCGGCTCGCTCTCCGCCGACAAGCTCGGCCTCAAGGTCGCGACCTACAAGCCGCAGCAGCACTACAACGCCGTTCGCGACAAGTGGTTCGGCCTGCGCACGCCGGACGGCCGCTGA
- a CDS encoding protein-L-isoaspartate O-methyltransferase family protein has protein sequence MMVDYAKARATMVDCQVRTVDVTEYPVLDAFAAVPREEFVPDALKPLAYIDEDLLVSAPGSAPRYLMEPGPLARLVQLAQIMPTDRVLDLGPASGYSTAILATLAAHVTGVDPDAALAETARATLARLGHDNVTIVAGPLAAGHAAGAPYDVILFEGAIELLPDVISDQLADGGRIVAVVGANGLAGKATIFTRSGRTVSGRPAFNTHVRPLPEFARPKAFVF, from the coding sequence ATCATGGTCGACTACGCCAAGGCGCGCGCCACGATGGTCGATTGCCAGGTGCGCACGGTCGACGTCACCGAATATCCCGTCCTCGACGCCTTCGCGGCGGTCCCGCGCGAGGAATTCGTGCCGGACGCTCTGAAGCCGCTCGCCTATATCGACGAGGATCTGCTTGTCTCCGCCCCGGGGAGCGCGCCTCGCTACCTGATGGAGCCGGGCCCGCTCGCTCGCCTCGTGCAACTCGCGCAGATCATGCCCACCGACCGGGTGCTCGATCTCGGGCCGGCCTCGGGCTACTCGACAGCCATCCTCGCCACGCTGGCGGCTCATGTCACCGGCGTCGATCCCGATGCCGCGCTCGCGGAGACGGCTAGGGCCACGCTGGCGCGGCTCGGCCATGACAATGTGACGATCGTCGCCGGACCGCTGGCCGCCGGCCATGCCGCCGGTGCGCCCTATGACGTGATCCTGTTCGAGGGGGCGATCGAGCTTCTGCCCGACGTCATTTCCGACCAACTCGCCGATGGCGGGCGAATCGTTGCGGTAGTGGGGGCCAACGGTCTCGCCGGCAAGGCGACCATATTCACCCGTTCGGGTCGTACCGTCAGCGGTCGGCCGGCTTTCAACACCCATGTGCGCCCGTTGCCGGAATTTGCGCGTCCCAAGGCCTTCGTTTTCTGA
- the cobD gene encoding threonine-phosphate decarboxylase CobD, with product MTRDTLPSDDRHAEPRHGGALAAATARYGFPAGGWLDLSTGINPEPWPAPAPTVEAYARLPDPADLASLMKAARSTYGAPAQALLVAVPGSDVALRLLPSLAPCGTVAVLSPTYSGHAEAWRGAGHAVRAISALNDAAGSDVVVLANPNNPDGRVTAPADILRVLAALPAKGLLVVDEAFADLTPEISIVPALGDPRLVVLRSFGKFYGLAGLRLGFVLGSGAIVERLAALMGDWPVSGPALAVGRAALSDTGWRDATRLRLAERRRRLDLVLARHSLAIAGGTDLFRLIGVADAGALHERLARRGVWTRVFAERPGFIRFGIPRDADLDRLDAALGR from the coding sequence ATGACGCGCGATACGCTGCCCAGCGATGACCGACACGCCGAACCCCGGCATGGCGGAGCGCTCGCCGCTGCGACGGCGCGATACGGGTTTCCAGCCGGCGGCTGGCTCGATCTTTCCACCGGAATCAATCCGGAGCCCTGGCCCGCCCCCGCACCGACCGTCGAGGCGTACGCCCGGCTTCCCGATCCCGCCGATCTCGCGAGCCTTATGAAGGCCGCGCGATCCACCTATGGCGCGCCGGCGCAGGCTCTCCTCGTCGCGGTGCCCGGAAGCGACGTCGCGCTGCGGCTTCTGCCGAGCCTGGCGCCCTGCGGGACGGTCGCCGTCCTCTCGCCGACCTACTCCGGCCATGCCGAGGCGTGGCGCGGTGCCGGGCATGCGGTCCGGGCCATATCGGCCCTGAACGACGCGGCGGGCAGCGACGTCGTGGTACTCGCCAATCCCAACAATCCCGACGGGCGCGTCACGGCGCCCGCTGACATCCTTCGCGTCCTCGCCGCGCTGCCCGCAAAGGGGCTTCTGGTCGTCGACGAGGCCTTTGCCGACCTGACGCCCGAGATCAGCATCGTCCCGGCACTGGGCGACCCGCGTCTCGTCGTCCTCAGGTCCTTCGGCAAGTTTTACGGCCTCGCCGGGCTCCGGCTCGGCTTCGTGCTCGGCAGCGGGGCGATCGTGGAGCGGCTCGCGGCGCTGATGGGCGATTGGCCGGTCTCCGGTCCGGCGCTCGCGGTTGGCCGCGCGGCGCTCTCGGATACCGGCTGGCGGGATGCGACGCGGCTTCGCCTCGCAGAGCGGCGTCGCCGGCTCGACCTGGTGTTGGCGCGGCACTCGCTCGCGATCGCCGGCGGCACGGATCTCTTTCGCCTCATCGGGGTGGCGGACGCCGGCGCCCTTCATGAAAGGCTGGCGCGGCGCGGCGTCTGGACGCGGGTCTTCGCCGAGCGGCCGGGTTTCATCCGCTTCGGCATTCCCCGCGACGCCGACCTCGACCGCCTTGATGCCGCGCTCGGCCGTTGA
- a CDS encoding Lrp/AsnC ligand binding domain-containing protein encodes MKALFVQIKCELGRAYEVATAIADSEIASEIYSTAGEFDLLVKCYLEDAVDPGHFVTESIQRFPGIRDTRTIMTFRAF; translated from the coding sequence ATGAAAGCGCTGTTCGTCCAGATCAAATGTGAACTCGGCCGGGCCTACGAGGTCGCCACCGCGATCGCCGACAGCGAGATCGCTTCCGAGATCTACTCGACGGCCGGCGAGTTTGACCTCCTTGTGAAGTGTTACCTCGAAGACGCGGTCGATCCAGGCCATTTCGTCACCGAATCGATCCAGCGCTTTCCGGGCATCCGGGACACCCGAACCATCATGACGTTCCGGGCTTTCTGA
- a CDS encoding DUF4864 domain-containing protein — translation MRVRCLISAAAIAAAVSASALSPVQAEPSSADRADFKALVQQQLDAFRRDDGAAAYSHAAPGIRRMFPTPDIFMTMVRQAYPPVYRSQSVVFGEVVEGPLGPMEKVYLTAADGSGWIALYSFEKQPDGTWKISGCQLLKDEAPTI, via the coding sequence ATGCGCGTCCGTTGCCTCATCTCCGCCGCCGCGATCGCCGCCGCCGTCAGCGCCAGCGCGCTCTCTCCTGTACAAGCGGAGCCGTCGAGCGCCGACCGAGCCGACTTCAAGGCGCTGGTGCAGCAGCAGCTCGACGCCTTCCGGCGTGACGACGGCGCCGCCGCGTACAGCCACGCAGCGCCCGGCATCCGTCGGATGTTCCCCACTCCTGACATCTTCATGACCATGGTCCGCCAGGCCTATCCGCCGGTCTATCGCTCGCAGAGCGTTGTTTTCGGCGAAGTGGTCGAGGGTCCGCTCGGACCGATGGAGAAGGTGTATCTGACGGCCGCCGATGGCTCGGGCTGGATCGCACTCTACAGCTTCGAGAAACAGCCTGACGGAACATGGAAGATCTCTGGCTGCCAGCTCCTGAAGGACGAGGCGCCGACGATCTAG
- a CDS encoding cation-translocating P-type ATPase, which translates to MAAANQYGGAGHGSASGDAACASRTVNAVLAEFDTALEGLTEGEAAARLARSGPNRLPEPRSKSLFEVVAGQFRSPFIYLLLIAAAISFALGHGSDAWFIFIVLASNAAIGSFQEWRAESRARALKSLIPVTASVRRGGVLTRLDARLLVPGDIVEIEGGARIPADLRLAEATGLSVDESLLTGESLAVEKMAEPPAAADAPLGERVTMLHAGTVAERGRGVGIVVATGRLTVIGQLAASLDTEDVPPPLMVRMERFTRDVALVTLVLIAIIGAIEAMRGSPPDQIVLLAVALAVSAIPEGLPVAMTVALSIAMQRMGRRQVIVRHMMAVEGLGSCTLIATDKTGTLTENRLTVERIWIPGLGEVAAGDAASAPVLEAGALASEVAALEGDRLSGDAVDLAFHVAAARHPRRGTAPRPDPLGRVPYEAERRYAAAFHGDGDTIIAYAKGAPETIAMLSDDDGGAALAAARDLSARGFRVIAVAAGQVAATGEAALAGLSLIGLAGLIDPLRAGAAEAVAAAGDAGIRVVMVTGDHPLTALAIARQVGIADDPESVVSGAQLASLGTPAAFDAATAGARVFARIEPLQKLAIVESLKRQGHVVAVTGDGVNDAGALHAADIGVAMGRGGTDIAREAAGLILADDNFSSIVAGIEEGRIAYDNVRKVILLVVSTGAAEILLMLLATLSGLPPPLTAVQLLWLNLVTNGLQDVALAFEKGEAGVLRRRPRPAGAPILDTAMIRAVLVSGAAIGLIAFAFYAGALAAGFSQPVAQGATLWLLVWCENAHCFNCRSETRSVFGIPLSNNPLLVASVAGAQALQMLAPAIPPLRDLLSLDGISLVEGIALSVGGIAVLAVMEIYKRLAAAGAKPA; encoded by the coding sequence ATGGCGGCAGCGAACCAGTACGGCGGCGCCGGGCACGGCTCCGCATCCGGTGATGCCGCCTGCGCTAGCCGCACCGTCAATGCAGTCCTGGCGGAGTTCGATACGGCGCTCGAGGGCCTGACAGAGGGCGAGGCGGCGGCGCGCCTTGCCCGCAGCGGTCCCAACCGACTGCCGGAGCCGCGCAGCAAGTCGCTTTTCGAGGTTGTCGCCGGGCAGTTCCGCAGTCCTTTCATCTACCTGCTGCTGATCGCAGCCGCGATTTCCTTTGCGCTTGGCCATGGCTCCGATGCCTGGTTCATCTTCATCGTTCTCGCGAGCAACGCCGCGATCGGCTCCTTTCAGGAGTGGCGGGCGGAGTCTCGTGCGCGGGCGCTCAAGTCGCTGATCCCGGTGACGGCATCGGTCCGGCGAGGCGGGGTGCTGACCCGTCTCGACGCGCGGCTGCTGGTGCCGGGAGATATCGTCGAGATCGAAGGCGGAGCCCGCATTCCCGCCGATCTCCGGTTGGCCGAGGCAACCGGCCTGTCGGTGGACGAAAGCCTGCTGACGGGCGAATCGCTTGCGGTCGAGAAGATGGCGGAACCGCCGGCAGCCGCCGACGCGCCGCTTGGCGAGCGGGTGACGATGCTGCATGCCGGGACGGTGGCGGAGCGCGGGCGCGGCGTCGGCATCGTGGTCGCCACCGGAAGGCTGACGGTGATCGGCCAGCTCGCCGCCAGTCTCGATACCGAGGACGTGCCTCCGCCGCTGATGGTGCGCATGGAGCGCTTCACGCGCGATGTCGCGCTCGTGACGCTGGTGCTGATCGCAATCATCGGTGCCATCGAGGCGATGCGCGGCTCGCCGCCGGACCAGATCGTGCTGCTCGCCGTCGCGCTCGCCGTCTCGGCCATCCCCGAAGGGCTTCCGGTCGCCATGACCGTCGCGCTCTCGATCGCGATGCAGCGCATGGGGCGCCGCCAGGTCATCGTGCGCCACATGATGGCGGTCGAAGGCCTCGGGTCCTGCACGCTGATCGCGACCGACAAGACAGGGACGTTGACCGAGAACCGGCTGACGGTCGAGCGCATCTGGATCCCAGGCCTCGGGGAGGTAGCGGCCGGCGATGCGGCATCGGCGCCGGTGCTCGAGGCTGGAGCCTTGGCGAGCGAGGTCGCCGCGCTCGAAGGCGATCGTCTCAGCGGCGACGCCGTCGACCTCGCCTTCCACGTCGCCGCCGCCCGCCATCCGCGCCGAGGAACGGCACCCCGGCCCGACCCGCTCGGCCGCGTTCCCTACGAGGCGGAACGTCGATATGCGGCCGCCTTCCACGGCGACGGCGACACGATCATCGCCTATGCCAAGGGCGCGCCCGAGACGATCGCGATGCTCTCTGACGATGATGGCGGCGCAGCGCTCGCCGCCGCGCGCGACCTGTCGGCACGAGGGTTCCGCGTCATCGCCGTCGCCGCGGGCCAGGTCGCGGCCACCGGCGAGGCGGCGCTGGCGGGCCTTTCGCTGATCGGGCTCGCCGGGCTCATCGACCCTCTGAGGGCGGGCGCCGCCGAGGCGGTCGCGGCGGCGGGGGACGCGGGCATCCGCGTCGTGATGGTGACGGGCGACCATCCGCTGACCGCGCTCGCCATCGCGCGGCAGGTCGGCATCGCCGACGATCCGGAGAGCGTGGTGAGCGGGGCGCAACTCGCCAGCCTCGGGACGCCGGCGGCCTTCGATGCCGCGACCGCGGGGGCTCGCGTCTTCGCCCGCATCGAGCCGCTGCAGAAGCTCGCCATCGTCGAGAGCCTGAAACGGCAAGGCCATGTCGTCGCCGTGACCGGCGACGGGGTCAACGATGCCGGGGCGCTGCATGCCGCCGATATCGGCGTGGCCATGGGGCGCGGCGGCACCGATATCGCGCGCGAAGCGGCCGGCCTCATCCTCGCCGACGATAATTTCTCCTCGATCGTCGCCGGCATCGAGGAAGGACGCATTGCCTACGACAATGTCCGAAAGGTGATCCTGCTGGTCGTCTCGACCGGAGCCGCGGAAATCCTCCTGATGCTCCTGGCGACGCTTTCCGGCCTGCCGCCGCCCCTGACGGCGGTGCAGCTTCTGTGGCTCAACCTGGTCACGAACGGTTTGCAGGACGTGGCGCTCGCCTTCGAAAAGGGCGAGGCGGGAGTTCTTCGCCGCCGTCCGCGCCCGGCCGGTGCGCCGATCCTCGACACCGCGATGATCCGCGCGGTTCTCGTGAGCGGCGCCGCGATCGGCCTGATCGCCTTTGCCTTCTATGCGGGTGCCCTCGCGGCGGGGTTCTCACAGCCGGTGGCGCAGGGCGCGACGCTCTGGCTTCTCGTCTGGTGCGAGAACGCCCATTGTTTCAACTGCAGGTCGGAGACACGTTCGGTCTTCGGCATTCCGCTCTCGAACAACCCGCTTCTCGTCGCGTCCGTGGCCGGAGCCCAGGCGCTTCAGATGCTCGCCCCGGCCATCCCGCCCCTCCGCGATCTTCTTTCGCTGGACGGCATCAGCCTCGTCGAGGGCATAGCGCTCTCGGTTGGCGGGATCGCGGTACTCGCCGTGATGGAAATCTACAAGCGTCTCGCAGCCGCCGGCGCCAAGCCGGCCTAG